Part of the Citrus sinensis cultivar Valencia sweet orange chromosome 2, DVS_A1.0, whole genome shotgun sequence genome, TATAACATCTATAAAAGAATTGTATCGCTTGCCAGGCAAACAGTCAAACAACAAGAGAACATTCTATCCACctcagaaaataaatgaagtaaaaaaggaaaaaagaaaaaattggtcTTCCTAACCATTTCTTCAAGATTTACAATTCCAAAACATCTATAGAAGAATCTTCCTATAATTACCGATATGGGATAGACAGCGTATGATTGACGATGGTAATGTTATCCAGGTTTAACTAGGAAAGGCTAGCCAATGTGGAACAGGCTGAGAGCATATTCCACATATGAAATTGGTCAGGCTACATTAAAAAAGGGCAAGAGTACTAGGATTCACACAAGTGGTAGGATCATCAAAACtctttacaaattaaataaagaatgaCTTAATTGGATGAAAGTAGAAAAGTTAGTAAGGTCAATAAGCAAAATCAAAGCTAATAGATACCCGCTACTCCAAAATATGTATGGAAGACATCAACGGCATCATCAGGTCTATCTGAAATTCCTCCATTTTCCATGTCCtgcaaatatgaaaaattaaatgtaataaAGTCTTGGCAGCAACTCTGGAATTCAAGACTCCATAAGgtaacaaattaacaaattctGGCTCGCCAGAGGTTTGGAAAAAGCCATTTCCACTCAAACTAACCTGACAGTCCAAGATGAACTTAACAAGCTTGTCCTTATTGATCCAGTGGACTCTGTCAATCATGATCAAGCTTGAAAGAACCCACCAGGAGTAGCAAACCTGAGTAATTAAACTACATCACTGTGAAGAGGACCTACAAGAATGTTCCATCATGAGGTTGGGCTGAGAGAAAATACCCACATCAGGAAGTTTCTCAGGGCGGCCATTAAGACCTCCAGATTTGACTTGTCGCTCACATAACCACCAGCCAAGAAGGTCCTTGTCAACATGATGCAGAGCCCCGGCAATAGCAAGTGCACCAACACAACAGAAGACTGCAATCACGACAGAAAAATTTAACACATTTTGAGTCCATTTTTAACATACATCTGGTGCTTAATGCGTGTATTACTGGATTGGGGAATAAAGAAACAAGTCAATTCTTTAGAcgaaattaaagaaatgcCACCCGCCTTCGAACATATAATTGCCATCTAGACTGTAAAACtagttgaaatatatatttccaGAAATCTAATCTCCCACAATGTTCCATTTTGATGTCAATGGGTTAGAAGCTGCCGCATAAAATAGTAACTGCATTACATACTTTGCCCTGAATGAGATTCTCCACCAGGAGTGCATCCAAATCCACCATCCAGATTTTTGCAACTCACTATGTACTCCACGGCCTTATCCACATTGATTTTATCCAGCCGCTGTAGTATTGAGAGACAACATATAGCGATATAAGAAAACCTACAAAATCAATTAGTAGAAAGAGATTATTTCAAGCCAAGCACAAGCTGTAGATATCTGCGAATCCAGGAAAATTTACCGTGTATCCACTTCCCCCCATATGTCTCCAGAAAAGGAGCCATCTCCATTTTGCAGCCCCGCAACATCTAACTCAAAGGTTAAGTTCCACAAGAATGCTTAAAGTGGCAATGttttataccaaaaaaaaaacctcacaTCTAATGCAGCTTATGTGCTAGCCTGTTTACTATTGGTATTGGAGTTACCAAAacatacaaattataaaattacagaAATCAGACTCTTTAGTCGAGTGAAATTTTCTATAtgtgaaaacaaaatcattataGTCATAAAAAAAGTTGTTACTTCTGTGAATCTTATAagaaacaaagcattctcTTTATATTGAATGGTTGAAGAATCCCTACCAATAATTTGACAAAGTAATAAGGATACAATTTGACACCTTATCGGCATCAAGAATATCTAACTTATCAAAAAGGGCCAAAACTTGCACGGCGCTGAGGGTATACAACACATGTGGATCATGTCCAATATTACCAGCAAAACCACctgcaaagaaaaatttctttcatccatcacattatattttgatattttaactaaaagtACTACTAAGTGATTTACTTTGTCTAAATGCACGGTCATTTTGTTCTTAAAAGTCAGATTCAAAAACAAGAGAACTTGCCAAGGAAATAACAAATTGGATAATTATTGATGCATAAAGACACAATAGTAAGTATAGGAAAAAAGCTTCTGTACAAACCAGATTCATCCTGACACTTCAAGATCCATGAAAtaacatcttcttcatctaCAGCATCAAGCTTTCCTAAAATATCGAGGGTCGTCAGCCCCCAATATGCCCCATTCAATCTCAAATGTTCCATCACCACAGATTCAAAACTATCCTTTTTCTGAGAAAACATCAATGAAAATTGCAAAAAACCAATTTCAATAAGAGTTCTATTAACCACCGTAAAAGTACAAGATATATAGGAAGTGTGAAATTAAACCTACCTTCTCAACTGAAATAATGTATTTCACATGTTTATCTGCAGCCAGCTCTCCCATCTGTCATCCAACATTAAACACAATCATTTTGAACATTAGGTAATTTCGTGTAACTTTTGATCAAAACAATGATTTTCGTCAGCCGGCATCTTTTCACATTACATTATCTACATGAATGCTCCCCTCAGATATTATTAGAAAACAATCAAGACttataaattgatttcttcTTAAATTATTCCTAATTGATAAAGCAAATAACATGaatacataaaaatcattCCACAGGTAAATTATTTGCAATTCGCTCTTTTCCACGTCAAATCAGTCAGCTTACAAAGAACCAAGAATGATCCAAAACTCAGAAAGATACTTGATTTATTTGCAAATTGCTGCAATGATTTCCATTATTACTTTCTCCCATGAATTGTGCTCTTAACATTTAGAAGATCATATTTACATCTTTCTTACAACTGCAATATTTCAacaagtttaaattaaaagaaaaaaaaactttaacaaatttgtaaaaagCCAAAACACCAAAACCAATCAACATTGCTAACCTCCAAATGCAGCAGCAGTGATGTCAGCGGCAGCGGCTTCACAACAGCAAATGAGAACTGCAAAACATGACgacataaactaatttttgttttgcttctaATGGTGACTGGTGAGCGGGTTTGTGGAAGGAGActagtttattttactttcagATTTAAGTAGGCCTGGTTCGGTTCTGAAACGAAACCGATTGATTCCAAATAATATGAACCAAAGCCGAACCAAATTGAATTCAGAATTCAGCAAGCAGAGTGAAGCAGAGTCAAGAAGCATATAATCTACTGCCCCATTAAGTACAAATATAAACAAAGATtacataaaagtaaacaaACTATGAACAAAAACAAGAGCTTCAGCATAGTATATAGTATATGATGAGTACAATTTTTCCTCATCAAGGGACaaaaaacaacagtgaaaggGAAAGAGACAATCACGTGAAAATTTCTAACAACAAACGTTCAAAGAAATGAAACCGCGAAAGTTTCTTCTTTTCCCACACCCCAGTCTTAATCAAGTTAAAATACCTTAATCAccgcaacaacaacaacacacaaaaaaaaaaagatttttctttcgCATGATATTTCCGTAGACCCTAATTCccagaataaataaataaatagaaaaaaacgTTAACTACAAACTACTACTGAACACAAAATTGACACAAACGAAATCCCTAAAGACGAAAATTTCAGTAACCAAAAATTATGCaaatgaccaaaaaaaaaaaaaacctttctTTAGCCACTTCAGCCAAAATTTGAGGGAAGGCCTCAGCTTTACTGACGTTGGAATGCGCCTGAGGAGGAGACGCAGCCAGCGACGGTTGGGGCTAGCGGAAGTCGAGTTCTTGAGGAAACTGGGGGAGGTGGGGCTGACGGCAGTCAGGCTGAGAGAATGAGACGTTGAGAGACCGTGAGAGTAAGATGGTGACCGGAGAAGGAGAGAGTGCGAGTGAGCGTGAGAGACGGGGGCTGGCAGGCTGCTGCTGCTTGAGAGAGGGCTATTCTAGAATTAGAAATTAGGAATTAGGGATTTGGTTTTAGGCTTTtagtgatttttctttttttctttttaattaaaattacatgaaCCGTGGGTTTATCATTCGATTCGGTTTAAagccaaaatataaaacaaacccCTCggttcataaaatttaaaccgTGTTATAAATTAGAAACTTCGGTAATATTGTTATAGATTATGAACCTTGTTAATATGAATATAGGTGAATGATTGTTGGCTTAGAAGTGATGcaataaaagaagaagttgaCAGAATTAGCATgtaaatacaaagaaaaacatGAGAGAGAAGATAATAAAGAATGAGTAATCGTCGAAGCATATATGACTTTCAgctcttatttatttacatactGTAAATATAATAGGAGATGTGTCATTTGCTATTACATGAAGTGGTAGAAGACATTATTATTACACACACACTTGAAATGGTGGAAATCCACATGTATTCCACAACACTCCTCCTTAAATTcactatttatttaattagatatGCTTAATACTATCTCGTTAAAAACCTTTGCTCGTACAAAATCAAATGGAAAAACTTCGTCAAAAGGTAAAAAGAGTACAGTGCACATATGCTCAGATTATGCTCCTCCATATTAATGCTCCTTCTAATGAGTACTCTTCTGATGAATACTTCGTCTGATGGTAAGATATATTAATCTGATAGTTTGTTGAAACAATGCATGCCAATGCtatatacaatttaataaaatgtagATGTAGATAAAACTTTTGTAAATATGTCTGTTAAATTATCCGTGGAGCGTATCTGTTTGATATTGATCTTCTTGTTCTGTTGGAGTTCATGAGTATAGAAGAACTTTAGTGAAATATGTTTTGTTATGTCCCCTTTAATGTATCCTCCTCTAAGTTGAGCTATACATGCagcattattttcatatatcaTTGTTGGAATATATGAACTTGAAGATATTCTACAcgtatttttaaatatgatggATTACAGATCATAACCACATGCATTCTCAACTGACTTCATATGGTGCAAGAATTTTAGAATGGTTGGAGGATGTTGAAACAAGAGTCTATTTTGTATACTTCCAAGAAATTGTTGTACCATTAAAAGTGAAAACATATCCCATTTGTGAATGAGCTTTATGGGGATCTAAATAACCTACATCAGCATAACCAATaagatttggattttttgttagttcattataataaaataaacccaaaTTAATTGTTTCTCGAAGATAACGAAAAACGTGTTTGACACCGTTCCAATGTCTTCTAGTTGATTCAGATTTAATTAGAGCTAACAGATTAACAGAAAATGCTATGTTTGGCCTTGTACATTGTGATAAATACATTAGACCACTAATTGTATTTAGATATGGTACTTTAGGACTAAATATCTGTTCATTATCTTCTTTAGGACggaattaatcatttttaggATCAAGATACCGAGCTACCATTGGGGTACTCAATGGGTAAGCTTTATCCATGttgaaacattttaaaaatttttcagTATAAGTTGATTGATgaataaagatattattagGTATGTGCTCGGTCTACAGCACGAGATAATACTTAGTTTTCCtcaaatctttcatttcaaattcattgtTCAAACATTTAGCAATCTTTTTAAGCTTTTCAAGGGTtcctattaaatttaaatcatcaacataaactGCGACAATAGCAATTTCAGATTTTGATTACTTGATAAAAATACATGGACAAATAGGATCATTAAtatatccatttttttttatcaaatattcacAAAGGCGATTATGCCACATGCGCCcaaattgttttaatccatataattttttttgtagttttaTTGAATACAAGCTAAAATGTGATGATTGACAAGATTATGGCATTTTAAATCCTTTAGGgattttgatatatatatatatatatatcccaAAGGAATCTACTTTAGAACTCATCACTACTTTCTCCTTTTTGTGGTTCTTATACCAACCACAAGGTagataataatgatttttattatgtcCTCAACCTTGATAATAGCCACGGCCATGGCCACAACTATGTTTATGGCCACGATTATGCCCACGGCCACgcctatttttataattgccTTCACGATAATGTAAGACATCATTTGCTTCAAAAATTGGTTTTGTACCAGTAGGATGGacttgatgatttttcattaataattcattattcTTCTCTGCCATAAGAAGACATGCAATCAAGTTAGAATATTTTGTATACTGACGAGCTCTATATTGTTGTTGTAGACCCATGTTGGAAGCATGAAATGTTGTAATGTTTTTTTCCAATATATTCTCATCGGTAATATTTTCTCCACACAGTTTTAACTATGAAGTAATTTTTTACAGTGCAAAATTATATTCATGTACTGACTTAAAGTCTTGTAGCTTGAGGGCTTCCATTCACTACGAGCATTGGGAAGAATAACTGACCTTAAACGACCATATCTTTCGTACAAACTGTTCCACAAGACATATGGATCATTTGTAGCGAGATattccattttaattgattggtGGAGATGGTGTCGTATAAAAATCATGGCCTTGGCTCGATCCTAAGTGGATgagtcattattatttttatcgtGTTACTAAGGCCCATAGCATCAAGATGAATTTCAGCATTTAGGATCTAGGATAAATAATTCTCCTCAAATATATCTAAGGCCTTAAACTCCAATTTTGTCAAGTGAGACATtatcacaaataaataaacaaaaattagtataataaatattgaaaagagCGTAAATATTAAGCTTTACTTGTacgaataattttaaataaatatgtagaaaataataGAGTAAATGGATAGAATACTTCATGTACCAGAGCGAAATTCATGCTGATAACATGTTATAAATTAGGAACTTCGTTAATATTGTTATAGATTATGAACCTCATTAATATGAATATAGGCAGATGATTGTTAGCTTAGTAGTGATGCAATAAAAGAAGACGTTGATAGAATTAGCATGTgaatacaaagaaaaacatgagagagagagagagagaacatAATAAGGAAGGAGTAATCATCGAAGAATACATTACTTTcatctctttttcatttatatagtGTAAATATAATGGGGCATGTGTCATTTGCCATTACATGAAGTGGTGGAAGACATCATTATTACACACACACTTGAAATGGTGGAAATTCACATGTATTCCAAACAAACCATTCAATATTTCCATGTTGAGACCGCACTGAACCAAACCTAGAATTTTGGTTTGCTCGGTTCTATATAGAAAAAACCAAATCCaatcatatattaaaagaaaatagcgGAGAGTACGTTGAAAACTTTTTTCCAACGTTTGATTTGtcatagaattaaataaagaaaggaaatgctttactttttatttggACAATTTCATTCTTCAGTGTTAAActttcaatatttatcataaatataattcaaaaaattgagcaaaatatttatttaatatactatataaataactaataaaaaattattttaaaacagtatacttatatatattattaaattctatttaaaaagtttattaacataattttattttataattaatttaatttaaattgtttaatatattaaaatttctaaaattttaattgaaaaaccaaaaaggAAGCAAGTCGCCGTCACTCGTCGCAATCGATCACCACTGTACCATCTCATTTCAACTCAAGaatgatatcaaaattatcaaaaattcACGATCTTTAAATTGAAGCAACTTATGAAATACGTGAAGTCTATCTGCATCTGTAAAAGTTAGAAagttttcaaacttttttaactagatttgaaaaaaattaaattcattttttgacCTTTATGACAATATAATAACGTTGCTTATTGGCCAACGAGTCAATGATAACAACGGTAACATTCCATATGCTAGTGTCGATAGCAGCGACGACTTTCCAATGACtattaaattacatttttatttttgtgaattaattaaataaataaagtaattttatttaattgtttaaatccttacattaacttttattaatataaaattaattatctacaattataaattgataaaataaaattataaataataattatatgataaCATTAAACAagatatataataaaagattaaaggagTAGTTTTAGATGTTTTGGCTTCCAATAAAAGAGGAATTCGAATTCATCACTTTCTGGTGTGAAATCTAAATTCTATATTATAATgtatattaaattctaatataaattatggtcaaccaaacaacagaaaaaagaaaaggaatttaaatcacttttcTCTCTCCATTCCTCTTCTTCTAACCAAACACCActttaaagtttaataatttactgAATATATTCAAGCTTTTATTTTgggtttctcttttttttaaaatttttttttaaatctctttgatttattgtttCGGTTTAAAGATGGCAAGAAGACTCGATTTTGTGTTTGCACGATTGACCCAACCCTAATTTTTAGagttttgatttgaatttaagAGGTTGATAGTTAAGTTAGGGCTTGAAGAATCAAGCCTGATTACTTTTAGATCAGGGTCCGAGCCTTACTAAAGAGCCTTGACATGACTCTTgactttaaattaattttttaaaaattaaaaaaattataacacttgaaaattaaaacacataGACCATACACATGGCCACAACCACTTTACTAACATTTATCTCTATttcatattcatttaatattttatttttgatctatttacttgttaattatttacattgtTACATATTGTATTGTTGTTAaatctaaatataaataacttattaaattctttacaaccaaattcaaaataaaaa contains:
- the LOC102626852 gene encoding geranylgeranyl transferase type-2 subunit beta 1 isoform X1, coding for MGELAADKHVKYIISVEKKKDSFESVVMEHLRLNGAYWGLTTLDILGKLDAVDEEDVISWILKCQDESGGFAGNIGHDPHVLYTLSAVQVLALFDKLDILDADKVSNYVAGLQNGDGSFSGDIWGEVDTRFSYIAICCLSILQRLDKINVDKAVEYIVSCKNLDGGFGCTPGGESHSGQIFCCVGALAIAGALHHVDKDLLGWWLCERQVKSGGLNGRPEKLPDVCYSWWVLSSLIMIDRVHWINKDKLVKFILDCQDMENGGISDRPDDAVDVFHTYFGVAGLSLLEYPGLKPIDPAYALPVDVVNRIFFSKK
- the LOC102626852 gene encoding geranylgeranyl transferase type-2 subunit beta 1 isoform X3 — protein: MGELAADKHVKYIISVEKKKDSFESVVMEHLRLNGAYWGLTTLDILGKLDAVDEEDVISWILKCQDESGGFAGNIGHDPHVLYTLSAVQVLALFDKLDILDADKVSNYVAGLQNGDGSFSGDIWGEVDTRFSYIAICCLSILQRLDKINVDKAVEYIVSCKNLDGGFGCTPGGESHSGQIFCCVGALAIAGALHHVDKDLLGWWLCERQVKSGGLNGRPEKLPDVV
- the LOC102626852 gene encoding geranylgeranyl transferase type-2 subunit beta 1 isoform X2, which encodes MGELAADKHVKYIISVEKKKDSFESVVMEHLRLNGAYWGLTTLDILGKLDAVDEEDVISWILKCQDESGGFAGNIGHDPHVLYTLSAVQVLALFDKLDILDADKVSNYVAGLQNGDGSFSGDIWGEVDTRFSYIAICCLSILQRLDKINVDKAVEYIVSCKNLDGGFGCTPGGESHSGQIFCCVGALAIAGALHHVDKDLLGWWLCERQVKSGGLNGRPEKLPDVVM